In Saccharomycodes ludwigii strain NBRC 1722 chromosome III, whole genome shotgun sequence, one DNA window encodes the following:
- the BNI5 gene encoding Bni5p (similar to Saccharomyces cerevisiae YNL166C | BNI5 | Bud Neck Involved) produces MTDINNGTDNNNGFTDRMSQIEKDINQMNEMLQENLNINQQLNTDIENLDKELKEEEKREEIKYLKLKPAESNVVSAASNHENELRQFLEDYNKEYSSEDTNKNATSTTTSQRIGDYKNVKKIDASKVPFIKKKSPFRVISVNSTSRNSSSTRTSSVNSNSSIETNASSIHEEEQRSFEKNKRKSSNDLQELYDQLNVKVHKVEKEIRYLKKVVKERNLTVEDASKLNEGIEKLEGYLDKKIKQRYEVGLQLTRGLRNRVISDNNGFFVGKS; encoded by the coding sequence ATGACTGATATAAATAACGGTAcagataataacaatgggTTTACAGATAGAATGTCtcaaattgaaaaagatatCAATCAAATGAATGAGATGCTACAAGAAAATCTAAATATTAACCAACAATTAAATACCGACATAGAAAACCTAGATAAAGAactaaaagaagaagaaaagaggGAAGAAATAAAGTATCTAAAGTTAAAACCTGCTGAATCGAATGTTGTTTCTGCCGCCAGCAATCATGAAAATGAATTGAGACAATTTTTGGAAGATTATAATAAGGAATATAGCAGTGAAGacactaataaaaatgcaaCGAGCACCACTACATCGCAAAGAATTGgtgattataaaaatgtcAAAAAAATCGATGCAAGTAAAGTACCATtcataaagaaaaaatcaCCTTTCCGTGTTATATCTGTGAACAGTACAAGCAgaaattcttcttctactCGAACTTCTAGCGTTAATTCCAACTCTTCAATTGAAACTAATGCCTCCTCTATTCATGAAGAAGAACAGCGatcatttgaaaaaaataaaagaaagtCAAGTAATGACTTGCAAGAGTTATACGACCAATTAAACGTTAAGGTACATaaagttgaaaaagaaattagatatttaaaaaaagtagtaAAAGAGAGGAATTTAACTGTAGAAGATGCAAGTAAATTAAACGAAGGTATCGAGAAATTAGAAGGATACTTAgataaaaagattaaacAAAGATATGAAGTTGGCCTTCAATTAACTAGAGGACTAAGAAATCGTGTTATCAGTGATAACAATGGATTTTTTGTGGGCAAGTCATAG
- the RPC10 gene encoding DNA-directed RNA polymerase core subunit RPC10 (similar to Saccharomyces cerevisiae YHR143W-A | RPC10 | RNA Polymerase C): MSREGFQIPTNLDAAATGSAQTRQATLKYICAECSSKLSLSKTDPVRCKDCGHRILLKARTKRMVQFEAR, translated from the coding sequence ATGTCCAGAGAAGGTTTCCAGATTCCAACAAACTTAGATGCTGCTGCTACTGGTAGTGCTCAAACTAGACAAGCcactttaaaatatatttgtgCTGAATGTTCCAGTAAGTTATCATTAAGCAAAACAGATCCAGTTCGTTGTAAAGATTGCGGTCATAGAATTCTATTAAAGGCTAGAACAAAGAGAATGGTGCAATTTGAGGCTCGTTAA
- the SKO1 gene encoding Sko1p (similar to Saccharomyces cerevisiae YNL167C | SKO1 | Suppressor of Kinase Overexpression) has translation MSTFDLEPNPFEQSFASKPSVISIVNKPSADDVTTTVTTNNPSNSKNAGITVADSTSNYNEKKNNYNNKVAITSSSANTSSALEATNSLINTGSTVNNIENQDLGPASSAPLVSNSPNPISVSTTNASSNTNILAPVIDSTNNTNVSNQNDVSDILLHGASVITNNTTNNNNSRPIINSPSLLTPGGSRKLPLPISNNSPGMGSAVASGILNPSSSTLTPSTFFFSLTQGKNILTPNIESSIRTGLTPAILYGASNTATTNNNAHNNTMTSSLTKVFPTTQEVLTKQQILFENNSSTNNGINATGNIPIMSGIMNTANPNKNNTNTDNRTGIESILGLPIATSSHTGLTPQLNNTIKNVATKATAAAISTVNASSNKVAEMKLEVPKNKRKRSRASSTSSITQQKVNGTVNKNKKSKKSENYDLNINKNVTVESKVKKESKDNIEVPDEKEKKRREFLERNRLAASKFRRRKKEYIKKIERHLDFYKNEYNDITENFMKHLITVPHSAGCNAASENTASTASLIDLLKNAVISKDTQYSLGIIQEIEAAFMKTGYYQRAGVDPTVLEKEDEDYYDEEEQRDKKI, from the coding sequence ATGTCTACGTTTGATTTAGAACCCAATCCGTTTGAACAAAGTTTTGCTTCTAAACCTAGTGTCATATCCATAGTCAATAAACCATCCGCCGATGatgttactactactgttACCACTAATAATCCCAGCAATAGTAAAAATGCCGGTATAACTGTTGCTGATTCCACCTCAAATTATAacgagaaaaaaaacaattataacaataaagtTGCCATTACTTCGTCATCAGCGAATACTTCATCGGCTTTAGAGGCTACAAATTCCCTGATTAACACTGGTAGCACAGTTAATAACATCGAAAACCAGGATTTAGGACCTGCTTCAAGTGCACCATTGGTTTCAAACTCGCCTAACCCCATTAGTGTCTCGACAACAAATGCTAGTTCTAATACTAACATTTTAGCACCAGTGATAGATTccactaataatactaacGTAAGTAATCAGAATGATGTATCTGATATTCTGTTGCACGGAGCATCAGTAataactaataatacaacaaacaacaataatagtagacCGATTATAAATTCTCCATCTTTATTAACGCCTGGTGGGAGTAGAAAACTGCCATTGCCTATATCAAATAACAGTCCAGGTATGGGATCAGCGGTAGCGTCGGGAATATTGAACCCATCATCGTCCACTTTAACACCCTCtacctttttctttagcCTGACACAaggtaaaaatatattaaccCCAAACATAGAGAGTAGCATTAGAACAGGATTGACACCGGCTATTTTATATGGTGCATCAAACACTGCTACTACCAATAACAATGCTCATAATAACACAATGACTTCATCACTAACCAAAGTTTTTCCAACTACGCAGGAAGTCTTaacaaaacaacaaattttatttgaaaataactCGAGTACTAACAACGGTATTAATGCTACTGGCAATATACCAATTATGTCTGGTATCATGAATACGGCCAATcccaataaaaacaatacaaaTACCGATAATCGTACTGGTATTGAAAGTATATTAGGTCTACCTATAGCTACTTCATCGCATACAGGACTAACCCctcaattaaataatactataaaAAATGTGGCAACAAAGGCCACGGCGGCAGCAATTAGTACAGTTAATGCATCAAGTAATAAGGTAGCAGAAATGAAACTAGAAGTGCCCAAAAAtaagagaaagagaagCCGTGCTAGTAGCACCAGTTCGATTACGCAACAAAAAGTTAATGGCActgttaataaaaataagaaatcAAAGAAATCGGAAAATTATGATttaaatatcaataaaaatgttactGTTGAATCAAAGGTAAAGAAAGAATCAAAGGATAATATAGAAGTGCCagatgaaaaggaaaaaaaaagaagagagtTTTTGGAAAGGAACAGGTTAGCTGCCTCTAAATTcagaagaaggaaaaaagaatatattaaaaaaatagaaagaCATTTAgacttttataaaaatgagTATAATGATATAACCGAGAATTTTATGAAGCATTTGATAACTGTACCACATTCTGCTGGTTGTAATGCCGCTTCAGAAAACACGGCGTCTACTGCTTCTTTAATAGATTTGTTAAAGAATGCTGTTATAAGTAAAGATACTCAGTACAGTTTAGGGATAATACAAGAAATTGAAGCTGCATTTATGAAGACTGGGTATTATCAAAGAGCAGGTGTTGACCCCACAGTTTTAGAAAAGGAAGATGAAGATTATTATGACGAAGAAGAGCAaagagataaaaaaatataa
- the FMP41 gene encoding Fmp41p (similar to Saccharomyces cerevisiae YNL168C | FMP41 | Found in Mitochondrial Proteome) gives MPPSFDYLLKARKVICIGRNYAAHIKELNNATPKQPFFFLKPTSSIITPPASTPSIPSNTLNFPRYPITEDNKLSTFYSFHGLDSKTGANPSPIYIPQGVTVHHEVELALVVDDYLSNIPENVNIPIHDVISGVSLALDLTARNVQNEAKAKGLPWSIGKGFDTFLPISEFISKDKLSNTVDFQKSFDLKCSVNGQLRQNGNTGLMLNSMSKILQHISIMISLEPGDIVLTGTPAGVGELNPNDTINAELYQDGKLLTSMEYDCVQKPGPYVYKET, from the coding sequence ATGCCCCCATCctttgattatttattaaaagctCGCAAAGTTATATGTATTGGCCGTAATTATGCCGCTCATATCAAAGAGTTAAACAACGCAACTCCAAAACaaccttttttctttttaaaacctACAAGCAGTATCATTACGCCACCAGCCAGTACCCCATCAATTCCAAGTAATACTCTAAATTTTCCAAGGTATCCAATTACTGAAGATAATAAACTATCCACCTTCTACAGTTTCCATGGGTTGGATAGCAAAACAGGTGCCAACCCGAGCCCAATTTATATTCCTCAAGGTGTCACTGTTCATCATGAAGTGGAATTAGCATTGGTTGTTGATGACTATTTGAGCAATATTCCTGAAAATGTTAATATTCCAATCCATGATGTTATTAGTGGTGTTTCTTTGGCCTTAGATTTAACAGCACGCAACGTTCAAAATGAAGCCAAAGCTAAAGGGTTGCCTTGGTCAATTGGTAAAGGGTTTGATACTTTTTTACCAATTAGTGAATTTATTTCAAAGGATAAATTATCAAATACTGttgattttcaaaaatctTTTGACTTGAAATGTTCTGTTAATGGTCAATTAAGACAAAATGGAAATACAGGATTAATGTTAAACAGTATGAGTAAAATTTTACAACATATTTCCATTATGATTAGTTTGGAACCGGGTGATATTGTTTTGACTGGTACGCCAGCCGGTGTTGGTGAACTTAACCCGAATGATACAATTAACGCAGAATTGTATCAGGATGGTAAACTGCTAACATCCATGGAATATGATTGTGTTCAAAAACCGGGTCCATATGTTTACAAAGAAACTTAA
- the DCD1 gene encoding deoxycytidine monophosphate deaminase (similar to Saccharomyces cerevisiae YHR144C | DCD1 | dCMP Deaminase): protein MLIWCSETFLGGRENVVQALLSAPEYDFKILQYGCITHRQNYKINYSFPIKKLNNENEKSNHSNAIDKNEGDLVNHNGSLAKHSFSSPFPSKTFFDVNELLDYATARFKENFIIDDIFTLSDLQLLQKRPFFFHIHVDTSLSKKICNYDEICKEDNNISIFNFVKKSDEFLFKYQKLWDHANLKFFITEGSSTGLVDLIKDKLFKLEVFTNVKNKNSPFRPSWDSYFMKLANLAASRSNCMKRRVGCCIVRDCRVIATGYNGTPRNLTNCHDGGCPRCNNGESGGLHTCLCLHAEENALLESGRDRIGENATLYCDTCPCLTCTVKIVQAGIKEVVFSQSYSMDQESFKVFKRAGVLVRQFSHSENDVNRKTIYI, encoded by the coding sequence atgTTAATTTGGTGTTCAGAAACCTTTCTTGGCGGAAGAGAAAACGTTGTTCAAGCCTTATTATCCGCACCTGAATatgattttaaaatccTACAATATGGTTGCATAACACACAgacaaaattataaaatcaATTACTCTTTTCCAATtaagaaattaaataacgaaaatgaaaagagtAACCATTCCAATGCAATTGATAAAAACGAGGGAGATCTAGTAAATCATAATGGTAGCTTAGCAAAACATAGTTTTTCTTCACCATTTCCAAgcaaaactttttttgaCGTGAATGAATTATTAGATTATGCTACTGCTAGATTTAaggaaaattttattattgatgatatttttactttatcGGATTTGCAACTATTACAAAAAAGACCATTCTTCTTTCATATTCATGTTGACACATCTTTATCCAAGAAAATATGTAATTATGATGAAATATGCAAGGAGGATAACAacatttcaatttttaatttcgtGAAAAAATCTGACGAGTTTTTGTTCAAATACCAAAAATTGTGGGACCATGCTAATCTGAAATTCTTTATAACCGAAGGTAGCTCGACTGGGCTTGTAGATCTTATTAAGgacaaattatttaaattagaAGTATTCACCAATGtcaagaataaaaatagtccCTTTAGACCCTCTTGGGATTCCTATTTTATGAAGTTGGCGAATTTGGCTGCGTCAAGATCTAACTGTATGAAAAGGAGAGTTGGCTGTTGTATTGTGCGTGATTGTAGAGTTATTGCTACTGGGTACAATGGAACACCAAGAAATTTAACCAATTGTCATGATGGTGGTTGTCCAAGATGTAATAATGGCGAGTCTGGGGGCTTACATACTTGTTTATGTTTACATGCAGAAGAAAATGCACTGTTGGAAAGCGGTAGGGACAGAATTGGTGAAAATGCCACACTGTATTGTGATACGTGTCCCTGTTTAACTTGCACTGTCAAAATTGTACAGGCAGGGATTAAGGAAGTTGTATTTTCTCAAAGTTATAGTATGGATCAGGAGagttttaaagtttttaaaagagCTGGCGTTTTGGTCAGACAATTTTCGCACTCGGAAAACGATGTGAACAGAAAaactatttatatatag
- the PSD1 gene encoding phosphatidylserine decarboxylase 1 (similar to Saccharomyces cerevisiae YNL169C | PSD1 | PhosphatidylSerine Decarboxylase), translated as MSNKYYSPISTLIQSKSARFKNSSIHSYYRKFSTSSRTLSPLLEKYNFVEFYNSKNVYSSITYRYFHRDPITNNNNNNPGMLLTNKSKKAILKWIIIIVLSLFVASIILPENNKDIDEDDLHDGDKKLQYRHRIRIVANDWMFFLYSTLPLNAASRLWGQVNSLTLPEWFRPIGFKLYSYVFGANLNEMQDPDLTHYTNLSEFFYRNIKPETRPIAVESTIVCPSDGKILQLGEIDPVNGEIEQVKGLNYSLQEFLGTHSHPFMNKLVVEYDSHDKDDEKIFSFKFEEEGDKSISSSKDNNLSKPSSPAKNLKVLKELISNDVFPGSPQFTEDISNKQQNKLMFAVIYLAPGDYHHYHSPVDWVIKLRRHFPGELFSVAPYFQHNFPNLFVLNERVALLGQWKYGFFSMTPVGATNVGSIKLNFDRDLVTNDKQHIHNQLNTCYEANYKSSSKLLNGVPMLKGEEMGGFMLGSTVVLCFEVPNSFKYNVKVGDIVKVGQSLGDI; from the coding sequence ATGagtaataaatattattctcCAATTTCCACTCTAATACAATCCAAGTCCGcaagatttaaaaattcttcGATTCACAGTTATTATAGAAAATTCTCTACAAGTTCAAGAACACTATCCCCATTACTCgagaaatataattttgttgAATTTTACAATAGTAAGAATGTTTATTCTTCTATTACCTACAGATATTTTCACCGTGATCCCAttactaataacaacaacaacaacccTGGTATGCTGTTAACTAACAAAAGTAAGAAAGCAATACTTAAGTGGATAATCATTATAGTGCTTTCCTTATTTGTGGCCTCTATTATATTACCGGAAaacaataaagatattgatGAGGATGATCTTCATGATGgtgataaaaaattacaatacCGTCATAGAATTAGAATCGTTGCCAATGATTGGATGTTTTTCCTATATTCCACTTTACCATTAAATGCTGCTTCAAGATTATGGGGTCAGGTTAATTCTTTGACTTTGCCCGAGTGGTTTAGACCAATAGGTTTCAAACTTTATTCCTATGTCTTTGGCGCtaatttaaatgaaatGCAAGATCCTGATTTAACACATTACACCAACCTGAGTGAGTTTTTCTATAGAAATATTAAGCCAGAAACTAGGCCCATTGCTGTAGAAAGTACTATTGTGTGTCCCAGTGATGGAAAAATCTTGCAGCTAGGTGAAATCGACCCGGTCAATGGAGAAATTGAACAAGTGAAAGGCTTAAATTATTCTTTACAAGAATTTTTGGGCACGCATTCACACCCATTCATGAACAAATTGGTTGTGGAGTACGATTCACATGACAAAGATGATgagaaaatatttagttttaaatttgaagaAGAGGGCGATAAATCTATATCAAGTTCAAAAGACAACAACTTAAGCAAGCCTTCAAGCCCTGCTAAAAACTTAAAAGTGTTGAAAGAATTAATTTCTAACGACGTTTTTCCCGGTTCCCCTCAGTTTACAGAAGATATAAGCAATAAGCAGCAGAATAAATTAATGTTTGCTGTTATATATCTAGCTCCAGGCGACTACCATCACTACCATTCCCCTGTTGATTGGGTTATTAAATTACGTAGGCATTTCCCAGGTGAATTATTCTCAGTGGCTCCCTATTTCCAACACAATTTCCCCAacttatttgttttaaatgagAGGGTGGCTTTATTAGGACAATGGAAATATGGGTTTTTCAGCATGACTCCAGTCGGTGCCACTAATGTTGGTTCTATTAAATTGAATTTTGATAGGGATTTGGTGACAAATGATAAGCAGCATATACACAATCAATTAAACACCTGTTACGAAGCCAACTACAAAAGTAGttctaaattattaaatggtGTTCCAATGTTAAAGGGTGAAGAAATGGGTGGTTTTATGTTGGGTAGTACTGTTGTTCTATGTTTTGAAGTTCCAAACTCTTTTAAATACAATGTCAAAGTGGGGGATATAGTGAAAGTGGGCCAATCTTTAGGAGATATTTAA